The following proteins are co-located in the Silene latifolia isolate original U9 population chromosome 1, ASM4854445v1, whole genome shotgun sequence genome:
- the LOC141647354 gene encoding uncharacterized protein LOC141647354, whose translation MLCRHALCVFKDRGIQKVPSDYLLSRWSKLATCQPIVGPNGQLLADCTSMDVQKNKVGELWSELFTCVALVEQSLGHCDELLGILHEFKERVKITPDESENTGFAKVKDKNAEIRMLLGTSIPSEIKVLPPRQCKNKGSGKRMISQRERAGEVNKKALRKCRACGEMANHDSRNCDPRTTDNE comes from the coding sequence ATGCTCTGTCGACATGCTCTGTGTGTCTTTAAAGATCGGGGAATTCAGAAAGTTCCAAGTGACTACCTGCTTAGTCGGTGGAGCAAACTAGCAACCTGCCAGCCAATCGTCGGTCCTAATGGCCAGTTGCTTGCTGATTGTACATCAATGGATGTACAGAAAAACAAAGTTGGCGAGTTATGGTCAGAGTTGTTTACTTGTGTGGCACTTGTTGAACAGAGTCTTGGGCATTGTGATGAGTTGCTTGGGATTTTGCATGAGTTCAAGGAAAGGGTAAAAATTACCCCTGATGAAAGTGAAAATACTGGTTTTGCAAAGGTAAAGGACAAGAATGCTGAAATTCGGATGCTTTTAGGAACAAGCATCCCTAGTGAGATTAAGGTTTTGCCTCCAAGGCAGTGCAAAAACAAAGGGTCGGGAAAAAGGATGATCTCACAAAGAGAACGAGCTGGGGAAGTGAACAAGAAAGCGCTAAGAAAATGCAGGGCCTGTGGGGAGATGGCGAACCACGACAGTAGGAATTGTGACCCAAGGACAACCGACAATGAGTag